A window from Streptomyces sp. NBC_00299 encodes these proteins:
- a CDS encoding phenylacetate--CoA ligase family protein, translating into MTSAFALVRDGRRTLRQGPDALAHRQRERLASMVDFARANSPYYRELYRTLPERVEETALLPVTHKQDLMARFDDWVTDPEVTFDRLRAFVADRRRVGERFLGRYLVTTTSGTTGHRGLFLLDDHAAAVIRALSLRAARQSLTPSVTARLLARRMRSAHIVATSGHLAAYAVIARSRAAGRLSTRGSRVLSAHSPLPKLVDQLNRYRPVFLAGYATVIALLAGEQLAGRLCIAPAVVSLLAEGVSDRDHRRIRSAFGARLVNTYGCNESLALAYGCGFGWLHVHSDWLILEPVDSDLRPTPPGRESFTVLLTSLCRWAQPILRYDLGDSVLLRPDACPCGDPLPAIKVRGRAADLLSFPRRDGGSVRIVPMAFETLLESIPDIDLFQIVQTAPSCVRVRIRSAAGADRGRLWAAVRKEMIDLLSAHGAGQVNVERADEPPEQSPGGKYRVVIPWS; encoded by the coding sequence ATGACATCGGCCTTCGCCCTGGTCCGGGACGGGCGCCGGACCCTGCGGCAGGGCCCGGACGCCCTGGCGCACCGGCAGCGGGAGCGGCTGGCCTCGATGGTCGACTTCGCCCGCGCCAACTCCCCGTACTACCGCGAGCTGTACCGGACTCTGCCCGAACGCGTCGAGGAAACCGCCCTGTTGCCGGTCACGCACAAACAGGACCTGATGGCGCGCTTCGACGACTGGGTCACGGATCCCGAGGTGACCTTCGACCGGTTACGGGCCTTCGTCGCGGATCGCCGACGGGTCGGCGAACGCTTCCTGGGCAGATACCTGGTCACCACCACGTCCGGGACCACCGGCCACCGCGGCCTGTTCCTGCTCGACGACCACGCGGCGGCGGTGATCAGGGCCCTGTCGCTGCGGGCCGCTCGGCAGTCCCTCACTCCCTCGGTGACGGCCCGGCTGCTCGCTCGCCGCATGCGGTCGGCGCACATCGTGGCCACCAGCGGTCATCTGGCCGCGTACGCCGTCATCGCCCGCTCCCGCGCGGCCGGTCGGCTGTCCACCCGGGGCAGCCGGGTGCTGTCGGCGCACAGCCCGCTGCCCAAGCTGGTGGACCAGCTCAATCGGTACCGCCCGGTGTTCCTGGCCGGCTACGCCACTGTGATCGCGCTGCTCGCCGGCGAGCAGCTGGCCGGCCGGCTGTGCATCGCCCCGGCCGTGGTGTCGCTGCTGGCCGAGGGCGTCAGTGACCGCGACCACCGGAGGATCCGCTCCGCTTTCGGGGCACGCCTGGTCAACACCTACGGCTGCAACGAGAGTCTCGCCCTGGCCTATGGCTGCGGGTTCGGATGGCTCCACGTCCACAGCGACTGGCTGATCCTTGAGCCCGTCGACTCGGACCTCCGCCCCACCCCGCCGGGCCGGGAGTCCTTCACCGTGCTCCTGACCAGCTTGTGCCGGTGGGCGCAGCCGATCCTGCGCTACGACCTCGGCGACAGCGTGCTGCTGCGCCCGGACGCGTGTCCGTGCGGAGATCCGCTCCCCGCGATCAAGGTCCGCGGCCGCGCGGCCGACCTGCTGTCCTTCCCGCGTCGGGACGGCGGCAGCGTCCGTATCGTGCCCATGGCCTTCGAGACCCTCCTGGAGAGCATCCCGGACATCGACTTGTTCCAGATCGTCCAGACGGCGCCCAGCTGTGTCCGGGTGCGGATCCGGTCCGCCGCCGGAGCCGATCGGGGCCGGCTGTGGGCGGCGGTGCGAAAGGAGATGATCGACCTGCTGAGCGCCCACGGGGCGGGCCAGGTGAACGTCGAACGCGCCGACGAGCCACCCGAGCAGTCTCCGGGCGGCAAGTACCGGGTCGTCATTCCCTGGTCGTGA
- a CDS encoding TetR/AcrR family transcriptional regulator has translation MTEAPAQARGARSRDAILDTAGELMSRYGYAATSISMISSACGLPVSSIYWHFRSKDGIYVAVLERARTALLAALPPGEVPGADVAQRLDTFLAQVEDAFRRHPHGVKLLLGLGMVQQDASAAAVAEVRHYRDALVVWARDAVSSVFALRDRPEVADELARFTLRMASGTAVARWFEPDTVLETGPLRVALLALAAHHGIPLRGVPGEDAPSRDVTTRE, from the coding sequence ATGACGGAGGCACCGGCCCAGGCCCGCGGCGCGCGGTCCCGTGACGCGATACTGGACACCGCCGGCGAACTGATGTCCCGCTACGGCTACGCCGCCACCTCCATCTCGATGATCTCCTCCGCATGCGGGCTGCCGGTCAGCTCGATCTACTGGCACTTCCGCAGCAAGGACGGGATCTACGTCGCGGTGCTGGAGCGAGCCAGGACCGCGCTGCTGGCGGCCCTGCCCCCGGGCGAGGTGCCGGGCGCCGACGTCGCGCAGCGTCTGGACACCTTTCTCGCGCAGGTCGAGGACGCGTTCCGGCGTCACCCGCACGGTGTGAAGCTGCTGTTGGGGCTGGGCATGGTGCAGCAGGATGCCAGTGCGGCGGCCGTGGCCGAGGTACGTCACTACCGCGACGCGCTGGTCGTCTGGGCCCGGGATGCGGTCAGCTCCGTCTTCGCCTTGCGGGACCGCCCTGAAGTGGCGGACGAATTGGCGCGCTTCACGCTGAGGATGGCGAGCGGGACCGCCGTGGCCCGGTGGTTCGAGCCGGATACCGTCCTGGAGACCGGACCACTGCGCGTGGCGTTGCTGGCGCTGGCGGCCCACCACGGCATTCCGTTGCGGGGCGTCCCCGGCGAGGACGCCCCGTCGCGCGACGTCACGACCAGGGAATGA
- a CDS encoding MFS transporter has protein sequence MSQPLAPPPGRRRAETAVILALSLAAMIVSMMQTLVVPILGLIQSSLGASSAEVSWVTTATLLSAAVFTPLLGRFGDQHGKKPTLIGVLAVMIVGSVLAATTDSLLWLIVGRVLQGAATAIFPLALSVLRDEVPARRLPGAMALVSGTLAFGSGFALVTTGLLTRGEDADYHRVFWLATGLAAVTLLAVALLVPASRTKTGGRTDILGALTLGLFLVLLLLPISQGHEWGWTSARTLGSFAGAVVMAGAWSFTESRVREPMVDMRMFLHRPVLFSNLAGLFVGFGMFAQFLGVSYLAQVPRDVAGYGFSASVLRASVEYLLPSTIASLVASQFGGLLIRRLGPRLTLALSAVIGIIGFTWLAAAHSSTPSVIGAGTAVGTAISLGYAAMPALIVAGVPPHQTGIANGINSISRSVGSAIGSALITSLLASRTIENLPAGVPPLPAESQFILSFALAGIAFAFVLALSLVGLKREQQAPRTEHLPAAEPAPATTAA, from the coding sequence GTGTCACAACCCCTTGCTCCGCCGCCAGGCCGCCGCCGGGCCGAGACCGCAGTCATCCTTGCTCTGAGCCTCGCCGCGATGATCGTGTCGATGATGCAGACACTGGTGGTGCCGATCCTCGGCCTGATCCAGAGCAGCCTCGGCGCCAGCTCCGCCGAGGTCAGCTGGGTCACCACCGCGACCCTGCTCTCGGCAGCCGTCTTCACCCCGCTGCTCGGCCGCTTCGGCGACCAGCACGGCAAGAAGCCGACCCTCATCGGCGTGCTGGCGGTGATGATCGTCGGCTCTGTCCTGGCCGCCACGACCGACTCGCTGCTCTGGCTGATCGTCGGCCGCGTGCTGCAGGGCGCCGCCACCGCGATCTTCCCGCTCGCTCTGTCGGTGCTCCGCGACGAGGTCCCCGCCCGCCGTCTGCCGGGAGCGATGGCGCTGGTCAGCGGGACCCTGGCGTTCGGCAGCGGCTTCGCACTGGTCACCACCGGTCTGCTGACCCGCGGCGAGGACGCCGACTACCACCGCGTCTTCTGGCTGGCCACCGGCCTCGCAGCGGTCACCCTGCTGGCCGTCGCGCTCCTCGTGCCGGCGAGCCGCACCAAGACCGGCGGACGCACCGACATACTCGGCGCCCTCACCCTCGGCCTCTTCCTGGTTCTCCTCCTGCTGCCGATCTCCCAGGGTCACGAGTGGGGCTGGACCTCCGCCCGTACGCTGGGCAGCTTCGCCGGAGCGGTCGTCATGGCCGGGGCCTGGAGCTTCACCGAGAGCCGGGTCCGCGAACCCATGGTCGACATGAGGATGTTCCTCCACCGCCCGGTGCTCTTCAGCAACCTCGCGGGCCTCTTCGTGGGATTCGGGATGTTCGCCCAGTTCCTCGGCGTCTCCTACCTGGCGCAGGTGCCGAGGGACGTCGCAGGCTACGGCTTCAGCGCCTCCGTTCTCCGCGCCTCCGTCGAGTACCTGCTGCCCAGCACGATCGCGTCCCTCGTCGCCTCCCAGTTCGGTGGCCTGCTGATCCGCAGGCTCGGACCACGCCTCACCCTCGCCCTCAGCGCGGTGATCGGCATCATCGGCTTCACTTGGCTGGCCGCCGCACACTCCTCAACCCCTTCGGTGATCGGCGCCGGCACGGCCGTCGGCACAGCCATCAGCCTCGGGTACGCCGCGATGCCCGCCCTCATCGTCGCGGGGGTGCCACCCCACCAGACCGGCATCGCCAACGGCATCAATTCCATCTCCCGGTCCGTCGGCAGCGCGATCGGCAGCGCGCTGATCACCTCGCTGCTCGCCTCCAGGACCATCGAGAACCTTCCGGCCGGAGTGCCCCCGCTGCCCGCCGAGAGCCAGTTCATCCTGAGCTTCGCCCTCGCCGGTATCGCCTTCGCCTTCGTCCTGGCCCTCTCGCTGGTCGGCCTCAAGCGGGAACAGCAGGCGCCCCGTACGGAACACCTGCCCGCGGCAGAGCCGGCCCCGGCCACCACCGCTGCCTGA
- a CDS encoding MarR family winged helix-turn-helix transcriptional regulator, giving the protein MAHTPAPPADGSAAQDSDPAHDALMERLARAAAGYYRDLTAAAAMHGLTMTQAKMLILLRQQPLPMRALAGRLACDASNITGLVDRLEARGLVSRHADAADRRIKNVVATEEGREAVRLIRADMRATSAAFARLDEEGRRSLYELLGRLHPEETT; this is encoded by the coding sequence ATGGCCCACACCCCCGCTCCGCCCGCCGACGGCTCCGCCGCGCAGGACAGCGATCCTGCCCACGACGCGCTCATGGAGCGCCTGGCGCGCGCCGCTGCTGGTTACTACCGGGACCTGACAGCGGCGGCCGCCATGCACGGGCTCACCATGACGCAGGCCAAAATGCTCATCCTGCTTCGGCAGCAACCGCTGCCCATGCGCGCCCTCGCAGGACGGCTCGCCTGCGACGCCTCCAACATCACCGGCCTCGTGGACCGGCTGGAGGCGCGTGGACTGGTCTCCAGACACGCCGACGCGGCCGATCGGCGGATCAAGAACGTGGTCGCCACCGAAGAGGGAAGGGAGGCAGTCCGCCTCATCCGCGCCGACATGCGGGCCACCTCGGCGGCCTTTGCACGTCTGGACGAGGAGGGCCGCCGCAGTCTCTACGAGCTACTGGGGCGCCTGCACCCCGAGGAGACAACCTGA